A region of the Arsenicicoccus dermatophilus genome:
CCTACGTCGTCCCGCAGGACCCCTCCTTGGCCCAGGACGAGCCGATCGTGCCCGACCCGCACCTCGCGTCGACCTGGCGGCAGTCGCTGCGCGCCCACCTGCCCGCGCACATGGTCCCCGAGGCCTTCGTGCTCGTGGCCGCGCTGCCCCGCAACGACCGGGGCAAGCTCGACCGGTCCGAGCTGCCCGCCGTGCCCGCCGTCGATCCCGGACCCCAGCGGACCTCCCGCTGGGAGCAGCTCGTCGCCGAGCAGTGGGCGGCGGCCCTGGAGCAGGACGTGGTCGTCGAGCCGGAGTCCGACTTCTTCGGCCTGGGCGGCGACTCGCTGGCGGCGGAGGCGCTCATGGCCCGCCTGGTGTCCGAGCTCGGGATCGCCCCGGACCGCGCCAAGACCTCCGTGCTCGCGCAGGCGCCCACGCTGGGGGAGTTCGCCGCCGCCATCCGCGAGGAGCGCAGCGAGCCGGACCCCTGCGTGATCACCCTGGTGCGGGACGACGGGACCGGCAAGCGACCTGTCTTCTTCGTCGCGGGCGCGGGCGGCATCGGGATCGCCCTGCGGCCCATCGCCCTGCGCCTGGACGGGCGCCCGGCCTACGCCCTGCAGAACCCCGTCCTCGAGGGCCGAGGGCTCCCCTCGCTGAGCGTCCGGGGACTGGCCCGGCGCTACGTCAAGGCCGTGCGGACGATCCAGCCGGAGGGGCCCTACCACCTGGCCGGGCATTCCTTCGGGGGGATCCTCGGCTACGAGATGTGCAAGCAGCTGCATGCCGCCGGGCAGGAGTCCCGGCTGGTGGTCCTGGACTCCTTCCCCCGGACCCGGCGTTGCAGCCCGCCCCCGTCGAGGGCACCTCCCCGGTCGACCGGGTCCGGTCTCTCGTGCGGGTCCTGCGGGCCTCGCTCAAGGACAGCGCCGGCGCGACCGACGCCTGGCGCTTCGCGGTGCACGCGGACAGCATGGCCCGCTCCTACACCCCCACCCCCTGGCACGGTCCCACCCTGGTCGTCCTCGCCCAGACCCCCGAGAAGGACCGGCGCAGCCGGTGGGCGCCGCACCTCACGGGCCCCTGGGAGCAGGTCGAGATCGCGGGCGACCACTTCACGCTGCTGCGCGAACCCTGGGCGGCGGAGGTCGCCGAGCACGTGCGGCGCCATCTGGGGTGAACTCCCCGGTCCCTGTCCACGACTTGATGGGGCCGTCCAGGTGAGCGATTCGACGCGATGCTCCCCTCCGGACCGGACCAGCGGCTGGCGTCAGCGGCCTGATCAGGCCATTGGCACGACCACCAGACCGAACCGGCCCCCCCGAGGGGTTCCTCGACGCCCAGGACATGACCGCATGACGAGACGAGTGATCGACAGCCAGTTAGGTTGGCGCCATGACACCGCGTCCGCGCCTGTGCCAGACCGCCTTGGACACCACCGATGTTCGAGGCCTCGCAGAGTTCTACCGCGAGCTCCTGGGGCTCGTCTACCGCCCTGGTGACGAACCGCCCATGGACGGAGGCCCCGACGACGCCGACTGGCTCGTCCTGCGGACCCCGGAGGGCGCACCGGCTCTCGCCTTCCAGAAGGTCTGCGAGCTGACGCCCACGACCTGGCCGTCGGCGGAGGTCCCGATGCAGCTGCACATCGACATGACCGTCCCCTGCCTGGACTCCCTGACCGAGGCGCGTCGGCGGGCGGAGTCGCTCGGCGCGACCCTGATCATGGACCGCTCGGACGCCGAGGACGAGCCGCTCTACGTCTTCGGCGACCCGGCGGGGCACCCCTTCTGCGTCTTCGTGACGCCGGTGGAGCGTCGGCAGCTGGCGACGCTCGCGGTCGACGACCAGCTCTACGTCGTAGCGCGCGCCCAGCGGCGCGACGTGCCCACCATCGTGGAGCTCTTGCGCGACGACACCGTCGGATCCTCCCGCGAGAGCGAGGACCTGACGATCTACTACGAGGCCTTCGAGCGGATCGACGCGGACCCGGCCCACATGCTGGCCGTGCTCCTGGACGACCTGGAGCGCATCGTCGCCACCTTGCAGCTCACCCTGCTGCCCGGCCTGGCCCGCCAGGGGGCC
Encoded here:
- a CDS encoding AMP-binding protein yields the protein MTQVQDNSPATDGGAWTELAEADITEGVIPRLRQVVRARPDALAVSDEQEQLCNAELARRAAGTLVLLRRRLAGLDPAPTPRGPEAFGGQEPVAMCCGHTVDAVATLVAVIASGHPVLVLDPRTPGPRLAQLVERAGARLVLVDADNETLVSQVGAVAVPLREGGPTDPDVLWANPPEASAVACLAFTSGSTGAPKPVANDHRLLVRDAWNSSVATHCYSSQDTIAHTLPIAFHAGLTTTVHGLLVGAPMRLYDTRSRGIAALPAFIAEHGCTLMITSPAILRAFVASEPDPAHLRTLRNLTVAGEPSYGRDVEAVRPLLPAECFVRNRYGSSETGLIAEYVVTPGHPPLDGPLPIGRGVGWTILSVVPDPEGDPAVGRLSVTAPDVALGYWGLPEATEAAFTTNPDGTRTYLTSDLGRRRADGILEIVGRSDHSVKVRGYLVDPGEVDAALSTIDSIRESVVVSRPRPTDGRPRLVAYVVPQDPSLAQDEPIVPDPHLASTWRQSLRAHLPAHMVPEAFVLVAALPRNDRGKLDRSELPAVPAVDPGPQRTSRWEQLVAEQWAAALEQDVVVEPESDFFGLGGDSLAAEALMARLVSELGIAPDRAKTSVLAQAPTLGEFAAAIREERSEPDPCVITLVRDDGTGKRPVFFVAGAGGIGIALRPIALRLDGRPAYALQNPVLEGRGLPSLSVRGLARRYVKAVRTIQPEGPYHLAGHSFGGILGYEMCKQLHAAGQESRLVVLDSFPRTRRCSPPPSRAPPRSTGSGLSCGSCGPRSRTAPARPTPGASRCTRTAWPAPTPPPPGTVPPWSSSPRPPRRTGAAGGRRTSRAPGSRSRSRATTSRCCANPGRRRSPSTCGAIWGELPGPCPRLDGAVQVSDSTRCSPPDRTSGWRQRPDQAIGTTTRPNRPPRGVPRRPGHDRMTRRVIDSQLGWRHDTASAPVPDRLGHHRCSRPRRVLPRAPGARLPPW
- a CDS encoding GNAT family N-acetyltransferase; translated protein: MTPRPRLCQTALDTTDVRGLAEFYRELLGLVYRPGDEPPMDGGPDDADWLVLRTPEGAPALAFQKVCELTPTTWPSAEVPMQLHIDMTVPCLDSLTEARRRAESLGATLIMDRSDAEDEPLYVFGDPAGHPFCVFVTPVERRQLATLAVDDQLYVVARAQRRDVPTIVELLRDDTVGSSRESEDLTIYYEAFERIDADPAHMLAVLLDDLERIVATLQLTLLPGLARQGATRLQIEAVRVAPHLRSSGVGTALFDWAHRWGRHHGATMAQLTTDVRREDAHRFYDRLGYETSHHGLKLALA